One stretch of Streptomyces agglomeratus DNA includes these proteins:
- a CDS encoding quaternary amine ABC transporter ATP-binding protein encodes MTAPEQTNAAEPVFSVKNLWKVFGPKADRIPADKECAELTAEELRARTGCTAAVRDVSFDVQKGEVFVVMGLSGSGKSTLVRCLTRLIEPTSGAIAIDGEDVLSMDRSRLRELRRHRASMVFQHFGLLPHRSVIDNIAYGLEIQGMGRAERRAKAAEVVEKVGLAGMEERRPGQLSGGQQQRVGLARALAVDPEVLLFDEPFSALDPLIRRDMQEEVVRLHREEGRTMVFITHDLSEALRLGTRIALMRDGRIVQLGTPEEIVGSPADDYVRDFVRDVAREQVMTVRTAMRPAGDARETETGASVSPDATVSSAIEAVARTGEPARVMENGRCIGIVDHQGLLAVVAGIDTAKAVAA; translated from the coding sequence ATGACCGCTCCTGAACAGACGAACGCCGCCGAACCGGTCTTCTCCGTAAAGAACCTGTGGAAGGTGTTCGGCCCGAAGGCGGACCGAATACCCGCCGACAAGGAATGCGCCGAACTGACCGCCGAGGAGCTGCGGGCCCGCACCGGCTGTACCGCCGCCGTGCGCGACGTCTCCTTCGACGTGCAGAAGGGGGAGGTCTTCGTCGTCATGGGGCTCTCGGGCTCCGGCAAGTCCACCCTCGTACGCTGCCTGACCCGCCTCATCGAGCCGACCTCCGGCGCCATCGCCATCGACGGCGAGGACGTCCTTTCCATGGACAGGTCGCGGCTGCGCGAACTGCGCCGGCACCGCGCCTCCATGGTCTTCCAGCACTTCGGCCTGCTGCCGCACCGCTCCGTGATCGACAACATCGCCTACGGCCTGGAGATCCAGGGCATGGGCAGGGCGGAGCGCCGCGCCAAGGCCGCCGAGGTCGTCGAGAAGGTCGGCCTCGCGGGGATGGAGGAGCGCCGTCCCGGCCAGCTCTCCGGCGGACAGCAGCAGCGCGTCGGTCTGGCCCGCGCCCTCGCCGTCGACCCCGAAGTGCTGCTCTTCGACGAGCCGTTCAGCGCGCTCGACCCCCTGATCCGCCGCGACATGCAGGAAGAGGTCGTCCGCCTGCACCGCGAAGAGGGCCGCACGATGGTCTTCATCACCCACGACCTCAGCGAGGCGCTGCGGCTCGGCACCCGGATCGCGCTGATGCGCGACGGCCGGATCGTGCAGCTCGGCACCCCCGAGGAAATCGTCGGCTCGCCCGCCGACGACTACGTACGTGACTTCGTCCGTGACGTCGCGCGCGAGCAGGTCATGACCGTACGCACCGCCATGCGACCGGCCGGCGACGCCCGCGAGACGGAGACCGGGGCGTCCGTCTCTCCCGACGCCACGGTCTCGTCCGCCATCGAGGCCGTCGCCCGCACCGGCGAGCCCGCCCGCGTGATGGAGAACGGACGCTGCATCGGCATCGTCGACCACCAGGGGCTGCTCGCCGTCGTCGCGGGCATCGATACGGCAAAGGCGGTCGCCGCATGA
- a CDS encoding GMC family oxidoreductase — MPVYDYVVVGGGTAGSVIASRLTEDPSVRVAVIEGGPSDVDRPEVLTLRRWMGLLGGELDYDYPTTEQPRGNSHIRHSRARVLGGCSSHNTLIAFQPLPSDWDEWETAGAKGWGAASMAPYFHKLRNNIVPVDEKDRNAIARDFVDAAQEAIGVPRVEGFNMQPFHEGAGFFDLAYHPENNKRSSASVAYLHPFLDRPNLHLMLETWAYRLELDGTRATGVHVRTKDGEEVLVEASREVLVCAGAVDTPRLLLHSGIGPKADLEALGIPVVLDLPGVGENLLDHPESVIVWETDGPIPENSAMDSDAGLFVRRDPASRGPDLMFHFYQIPFTDNPERLGYERPEHGVSMTPNIPKPHSRGRLFLTSADPAVKPALDFRYFTDEDDYDAQTLVDGIRMAREIAKAEPLAKWLKREVCPGPDVTSDEDISEYARKVAHTVYHPAGTCRMGDSFDELAVVSPDLKIRGLEGIRIADASVFPTMPAVNPMIGVLMVGEKCAELLASTTAPGGDA, encoded by the coding sequence ATGCCTGTATACGACTACGTCGTCGTCGGCGGCGGCACCGCGGGTTCGGTGATCGCGTCCCGGCTCACCGAGGACCCGTCCGTCCGCGTCGCCGTGATCGAGGGCGGACCCTCCGACGTCGACCGCCCCGAAGTGCTGACGCTGCGCCGCTGGATGGGCCTGCTCGGCGGTGAACTCGACTACGACTACCCCACGACCGAGCAGCCACGCGGCAATTCCCACATCCGGCACAGCCGCGCCCGCGTCCTGGGCGGCTGCTCCTCGCACAACACGCTGATCGCCTTCCAGCCGCTGCCGTCCGACTGGGACGAGTGGGAGACCGCGGGCGCCAAGGGCTGGGGCGCCGCCTCCATGGCGCCGTACTTCCACAAGCTCCGCAACAACATCGTGCCGGTCGACGAGAAGGACCGGAACGCCATCGCCCGCGACTTCGTCGACGCGGCGCAGGAGGCCATCGGCGTACCCCGCGTCGAAGGGTTCAACATGCAGCCCTTCCACGAGGGCGCCGGCTTCTTCGACCTCGCCTACCACCCCGAGAACAACAAGCGCTCGTCCGCCTCCGTCGCGTACCTGCACCCCTTCCTTGACCGGCCGAACCTCCACCTCATGCTGGAGACTTGGGCGTACAGGCTGGAGCTCGACGGGACCCGGGCGACCGGCGTGCACGTCCGTACGAAGGACGGCGAGGAGGTACTCGTCGAGGCGAGCCGCGAGGTGCTCGTCTGCGCGGGCGCGGTGGACACCCCGCGGCTGCTGCTGCACTCCGGCATCGGCCCGAAGGCCGACCTGGAAGCGCTCGGGATCCCCGTCGTGCTCGACCTGCCCGGCGTCGGCGAGAACCTGCTCGACCACCCCGAGTCGGTCATCGTCTGGGAGACGGACGGGCCGATACCCGAGAACTCGGCGATGGACTCTGACGCGGGTCTGTTCGTACGCCGGGACCCGGCGAGCCGGGGCCCGGACCTGATGTTCCACTTCTACCAGATCCCGTTCACCGACAACCCGGAACGCCTCGGCTACGAACGGCCCGAGCACGGTGTGTCGATGACGCCGAACATCCCCAAGCCGCACAGCCGCGGCCGCCTCTTCCTGACCAGCGCCGACCCGGCCGTCAAGCCCGCGCTGGACTTCCGCTACTTCACGGACGAGGACGACTACGACGCCCAGACCCTCGTGGACGGCATCCGCATGGCCCGCGAGATCGCCAAGGCCGAGCCGCTCGCGAAGTGGCTCAAGCGCGAGGTCTGCCCCGGGCCCGACGTCACCTCCGACGAGGACATCAGCGAGTACGCCCGCAAGGTCGCCCACACCGTGTACCACCCGGCCGGCACCTGCCGGATGGGTGACTCCTTCGACGAACTTGCCGTAGTGTCACCGGACTTGAAAATCCGCGGGCTCGAAGGCATCCGCATCGCCGACGCATCCGTCTTCCCGACGATGCCCGCCGTGAACCCGATGATCGGGGTCCTGATGGTCGGGGAGAAGTGCGCCGAACTGCTTGCCTCAACAACTGCACCGGGAGGTGATGCGTGA
- a CDS encoding ABC transporter permease, producing the protein MTAAVTAPAKEPANEPAARPAKDKPAAGRAPGRFAAVVRHRAGRKLLPLAVAALLLVPLGIALWGGGSWPAGLTVDVSGPLDDANAWVIDNRETHPLFLYFLLHLSNTATDAVDAVYSGLDALGWAGFAAMAVLFAWRAAGLGRRGAKTAAVAAVVFAVCGVLGMWDATLLTIALMVVAVALASVLGILLGLAAGLSDRFHRMLRPVLDTMQVMPAFAYLLPFVLVFGTGTPAALFCTVIYAAPPMARLTALGLRGADAGVLEASASLGANGWQRLWTARLPLARKEMLLGLNQTIMMALSMVVIAALVGAGGLGEEVYSALSTVDVGKALAAGIPIVLIAVWLDRTTAAAGERIGASVPGGSRLLHGWRAWALVAVVTAVVAAAGRALLTRSWPEGWTYDISTPVNRAQDWITEHLASGIPVLGGTEVWSENFTLWVLNPLRDGLVWLPWWALLLIVAGLAWLVGTWATALTSTLALGAIGVLGVWTKSLDTLSQVIAALFVTLLLGFALGIAAARAGRFERWMRPVLDAMQTMPQFVYLIPVVALFGVTRASAIIAAVVYALPAVVRITTQGIREVDPAALEASRSLGAGSRQQLLQVQLPLARPALQLAVNQGVVLVLAVVVVGGLVGGGALGYDVVKGLSRGEMGVGMTAGAAIVCLGLVLDRLTQPGTGRSGRRHDN; encoded by the coding sequence ATGACGGCGGCCGTCACCGCGCCCGCGAAGGAGCCCGCGAACGAGCCCGCGGCGCGGCCCGCGAAGGACAAGCCGGCAGCAGGGCGCGCCCCCGGCCGGTTCGCCGCCGTCGTACGCCACCGCGCCGGCCGCAAGCTGCTGCCGCTCGCCGTCGCCGCGTTGCTGCTCGTACCGCTCGGCATCGCGCTGTGGGGCGGCGGGAGCTGGCCCGCCGGGCTGACCGTCGACGTGTCGGGTCCGCTCGACGACGCCAACGCGTGGGTCATCGACAACCGCGAGACCCACCCCCTCTTCCTGTACTTCCTGCTGCACCTCTCCAACACCGCCACCGACGCGGTCGACGCCGTCTACAGCGGTCTCGACGCGCTCGGCTGGGCCGGCTTCGCCGCCATGGCCGTGCTCTTCGCGTGGCGCGCCGCCGGACTCGGCCGGCGCGGCGCGAAGACGGCCGCCGTCGCCGCCGTCGTGTTCGCGGTGTGCGGGGTGCTCGGCATGTGGGACGCCACGCTGCTCACCATCGCGCTGATGGTCGTGGCCGTGGCCCTCGCCTCCGTACTCGGCATCCTGCTCGGGCTCGCGGCCGGACTCTCCGACCGTTTCCACCGGATGCTGCGCCCGGTGCTCGACACCATGCAGGTCATGCCGGCCTTCGCGTACCTGCTGCCGTTCGTGCTCGTCTTCGGCACCGGTACCCCCGCCGCCCTCTTCTGCACGGTCATCTACGCCGCCCCGCCGATGGCCCGCCTCACGGCCCTCGGGCTGCGCGGCGCCGACGCCGGGGTCCTGGAGGCGTCGGCCTCGCTCGGCGCGAACGGCTGGCAGCGGCTGTGGACGGCGCGACTGCCGCTCGCCCGCAAGGAAATGCTGCTCGGCCTCAACCAGACGATCATGATGGCGCTCTCGATGGTCGTCATCGCGGCGCTCGTCGGCGCCGGTGGTCTCGGCGAAGAGGTCTACTCGGCGCTGTCCACGGTCGACGTCGGCAAGGCGCTCGCGGCCGGCATCCCGATCGTGCTGATCGCGGTCTGGCTCGACCGTACGACCGCCGCTGCGGGCGAGCGCATCGGTGCCTCCGTGCCCGGCGGCTCGCGGCTGCTGCACGGGTGGCGCGCCTGGGCGCTGGTCGCGGTCGTCACCGCGGTCGTCGCCGCCGCCGGACGCGCGCTGCTCACGCGGTCCTGGCCGGAAGGCTGGACGTACGACATCTCCACACCCGTCAACAGGGCCCAGGACTGGATCACCGAGCACCTCGCCTCGGGCATCCCCGTCCTCGGCGGCACGGAGGTGTGGTCGGAGAACTTCACCCTGTGGGTGCTCAACCCGCTGCGCGACGGACTGGTGTGGCTGCCCTGGTGGGCGCTGCTGCTGATCGTCGCCGGGCTGGCGTGGCTGGTCGGGACCTGGGCGACCGCGCTCACCTCGACGCTCGCGCTGGGCGCCATTGGCGTACTCGGCGTGTGGACGAAGTCCCTCGACACGCTGTCCCAGGTGATCGCCGCGCTCTTCGTGACGCTGCTGCTGGGCTTCGCGCTCGGCATCGCGGCAGCGCGGGCGGGCCGGTTCGAACGGTGGATGCGGCCGGTGCTCGACGCGATGCAGACGATGCCGCAGTTCGTGTACCTGATCCCGGTGGTCGCGCTGTTCGGTGTCACGCGCGCCTCCGCCATCATCGCGGCCGTCGTGTACGCGCTGCCGGCCGTCGTCCGCATCACCACCCAGGGCATCCGTGAGGTCGACCCCGCCGCCCTGGAAGCCTCGCGCTCCCTGGGCGCAGGCTCCCGGCAGCAGCTCCTCCAGGTGCAGCTCCCGCTGGCCCGCCCGGCGCTCCAGCTCGCGGTCAACCAGGGTGTCGTGCTGGTCCTCGCCGTGGTCGTCGTCGGCGGCCTCGTCGGTGGTGGCGCGCTCGGTTACGACGTGGTCAAGGGGCTGTCGCGCGGCGAGATGGGGGTCGGCATGACGGCCGGCGCCGCGATCGTCTGCCTCGGTCTCGTACTGGACCGCCTCACCCAGCCCGGTACGGGCCGCTCCGGTCGTCGTCACGACAACTGA
- a CDS encoding aldehyde dehydrogenase family protein: protein MSGQQTIHVGGKWQAAASGATREIIDPADAKPFAVVAEGGAADVDAAVAAARAAFDSGEWPRTPVAERAALLRRVGELLQRDREEIALLESRDAGKTLEEGRVDVDCVSDAFRYFADLVVGEGAGRVVDAGSPDIHSVVVYEPVGVCALIAPWNYPLLQASWKIAPALAAGNTFVLKPSEITPLTTVALVELLVEAGLPAGVANLVTGAGDPVGARMSEHPDVDLVSFTGGLASGTKVMQAAAVTVKKVALELGGKNPNVVFADACATEEGFDTAVDQALNAAFIHSGQVCSAGSRLIVEESVRERFVAELARRAAKIRLGRGTADGVECGPLVSAQQLAKTEMYVASALEEGAVLRAGGSRPEPSDVRPEGGYFYAPTVLDQCHREMRVVREEVFGPVLTVETFRTEDEAVALANDTEYGLAGGVWTADAGRARRVAGRLRHGTVWINDFHPYLPQAEWGGFGKSGVGRELGPSGLAEYREAKHIYQNLDPRPVRWFAG, encoded by the coding sequence GTGTCGGGACAACAGACCATTCATGTGGGCGGGAAGTGGCAGGCAGCCGCTTCCGGCGCCACGCGCGAGATCATCGACCCCGCTGACGCCAAGCCTTTCGCCGTCGTCGCCGAGGGCGGCGCAGCCGACGTCGACGCCGCCGTGGCGGCCGCCCGTGCGGCGTTCGACTCGGGCGAGTGGCCCCGTACCCCGGTGGCCGAGCGCGCCGCGCTGCTGCGGCGCGTCGGTGAGCTGCTCCAGCGCGACCGCGAGGAGATCGCACTCCTCGAAAGCCGCGACGCGGGGAAGACGCTGGAAGAGGGCCGGGTCGACGTCGACTGCGTGAGCGACGCCTTCCGGTACTTCGCCGACCTCGTCGTGGGCGAGGGCGCCGGCCGCGTCGTGGACGCCGGTTCGCCTGACATCCACAGCGTCGTCGTGTACGAGCCGGTCGGAGTCTGCGCGCTCATAGCGCCGTGGAACTACCCGCTCCTCCAGGCCAGCTGGAAGATCGCCCCGGCGCTGGCCGCGGGCAACACCTTCGTGCTCAAGCCCAGCGAGATCACCCCGCTGACGACCGTCGCGCTCGTCGAGCTGCTCGTCGAGGCGGGACTGCCGGCCGGTGTCGCCAACCTCGTGACCGGCGCCGGTGACCCCGTCGGCGCGCGGATGTCCGAGCACCCCGATGTCGACCTCGTGTCGTTCACGGGCGGCCTCGCCAGCGGTACGAAGGTCATGCAGGCCGCCGCCGTCACCGTGAAGAAGGTCGCCCTGGAGCTGGGCGGCAAGAACCCGAACGTCGTCTTCGCCGACGCCTGCGCCACCGAAGAGGGCTTCGACACCGCCGTAGACCAGGCGCTCAACGCCGCGTTCATCCACAGCGGCCAGGTCTGCTCGGCCGGCTCCCGGCTCATCGTCGAGGAGTCGGTGCGCGAGCGCTTCGTCGCCGAACTCGCCCGCCGGGCCGCGAAGATCCGCCTCGGCCGCGGCACGGCCGACGGCGTGGAATGCGGACCGCTCGTCTCCGCGCAGCAGCTGGCGAAGACCGAGATGTACGTCGCCTCTGCACTGGAGGAGGGCGCCGTACTGCGCGCCGGCGGCAGCCGGCCCGAGCCGTCCGACGTACGGCCCGAGGGCGGGTACTTCTACGCCCCGACCGTCCTGGACCAGTGCCACCGCGAGATGCGCGTCGTACGGGAAGAGGTCTTCGGGCCGGTCCTGACGGTGGAGACCTTCCGTACCGAGGACGAGGCCGTCGCCCTCGCCAACGACACCGAGTACGGGCTGGCCGGCGGCGTGTGGACGGCCGACGCCGGGCGCGCGCGGCGCGTCGCCGGACGGCTGCGCCACGGCACGGTGTGGATCAACGACTTCCATCCCTACCTGCCGCAGGCGGAGTGGGGCGGGTTCGGCAAGTCCGGTGTCGGGCGAGAGCTCGGGCCGTCGGGCCTCGCCGAGTACCGCGAGGCGAAGCACATCTACCAGAACCTGGACCCGCGCCCGGTGCGCTGGTTCGCGGGCTGA
- a CDS encoding carboxymuconolactone decarboxylase family protein, whose product MTTDTSTATPQYAHEHTPRLEWAKLVPDVYKAMITLDAAAKKGLDPLLVELVKIRASQINHCAFCVDMHSKDALAAGETVERIVQLSAWDESRHFYTEQEAAALELTEAVTVLTDGFVPDEVYARAAEHFGEPELARLIALINTINAWNRFAVTTRMVAGHYTPGAFAH is encoded by the coding sequence ATGACTACCGACACGTCCACCGCGACGCCCCAGTACGCCCACGAGCACACGCCCCGCCTGGAGTGGGCGAAGCTCGTCCCCGACGTCTACAAGGCCATGATCACGCTCGACGCGGCAGCGAAGAAGGGCCTCGACCCCCTGCTCGTCGAACTGGTCAAGATCCGCGCCTCGCAGATCAACCACTGCGCCTTCTGCGTCGACATGCACTCCAAGGACGCACTCGCGGCGGGCGAAACGGTCGAGCGGATCGTCCAGCTCAGCGCGTGGGACGAGTCGCGGCACTTCTACACGGAGCAGGAGGCCGCGGCCCTCGAACTGACCGAGGCCGTGACCGTCCTGACCGACGGATTCGTCCCCGACGAGGTGTACGCGAGGGCCGCCGAGCACTTCGGGGAGCCGGAACTGGCCCGCCTGATCGCACTGATCAACACCATCAACGCCTGGAACCGGTTCGCCGTGACGACCCGCATGGTCGCCGGCCACTACACCCCGGGCGCCTTCGCGCACTGA
- a CDS encoding malate dehydrogenase → MTRTPVNVTVTGAAGQIGYALLFRIASGHLLGADVPVKLRLLEIPQGLKAAEGTAMELDDCAFPLLQGIEITDDPNVGFDGANVALLVGARPRTKGMERGDLLSANGGIFKPQGKAINDNAADDIKVLVVGNPANTNALIAQAAAPDVPAERFTAMTRLDHNRALSQLAKKTGSAVSDIKRLTIWGNHSATQYPDIFHAEIAGKNAAEVVNDEKWLADTFIPTVAKRGAAIIEARGASSAASAANAAIDHVHTWVNGTAAGDWTSMGIPSDGSYGVPEGLISSFPVTCKDGKYEIVQGLDINEFSRARIDASVQELKEERDAVRELGLI, encoded by the coding sequence ATGACCCGCACTCCCGTGAATGTCACCGTCACCGGCGCGGCCGGCCAGATCGGTTACGCGCTGCTCTTCCGCATCGCCTCCGGCCACCTGCTCGGCGCGGATGTGCCGGTCAAGCTGCGTCTCCTGGAAATCCCGCAGGGCCTGAAGGCCGCCGAGGGCACCGCCATGGAGCTCGACGACTGCGCCTTCCCGCTGCTCCAGGGCATCGAGATCACCGACGACCCGAACGTCGGCTTCGACGGCGCGAACGTAGCCCTCCTCGTCGGCGCCCGCCCGCGCACGAAGGGCATGGAGCGCGGCGACCTGCTGTCCGCCAACGGCGGCATCTTCAAGCCGCAGGGCAAGGCCATCAACGACAACGCCGCGGACGACATCAAGGTGCTCGTCGTCGGCAACCCGGCCAACACCAACGCGCTCATCGCGCAGGCGGCGGCCCCGGACGTACCGGCCGAGCGCTTCACCGCGATGACGCGCCTGGACCACAACCGCGCGCTGTCGCAGCTCGCGAAGAAGACCGGCTCCGCCGTCTCCGACATCAAGCGCCTCACCATCTGGGGCAACCACTCGGCGACGCAGTACCCGGACATCTTCCACGCGGAGATCGCCGGCAAGAACGCCGCCGAGGTCGTCAACGACGAGAAGTGGCTGGCCGACACCTTCATCCCGACCGTCGCCAAGCGCGGTGCGGCGATCATCGAGGCGCGCGGCGCGTCCTCGGCCGCCTCTGCCGCCAACGCGGCCATCGACCACGTGCACACGTGGGTCAACGGCACGGCGGCCGGCGACTGGACGTCGATGGGCATCCCGTCGGACGGCTCGTACGGCGTGCCGGAGGGTCTCATCTCCTCCTTCCCCGTCACCTGCAAGGATGGCAAGTACGAGATCGTCCAGGGCCTGGACATCAACGAGTTCTCCCGCGCGCGCATCGACGCGTCGGTGCAGGAGCTCAAGGAAGAGCGCGACGCGGTGCGCGAGCTCGGCCTGATCTGA
- a CDS encoding helix-turn-helix transcriptional regulator, with amino-acid sequence MSEQVHNRLAMVRAERGVSRQALAEAVGAHYQTIGYIERGQYNPSLDLALKIAEFFELPVEALFSLRPFRPLTDEVYGRKQ; translated from the coding sequence ATGAGCGAGCAGGTGCACAACAGGCTGGCGATGGTTCGGGCCGAGCGCGGGGTTTCGCGGCAGGCGTTGGCCGAGGCTGTCGGGGCGCACTACCAGACCATCGGGTACATCGAGCGCGGGCAGTACAACCCGAGCCTCGACCTGGCCCTGAAGATCGCCGAGTTCTTCGAGTTGCCGGTGGAGGCACTGTTCTCCCTCCGGCCGTTCCGGCCGCTCACCGACGAGGTCTACGGGAGGAAGCAGTGA
- a CDS encoding ABC transporter substrate-binding protein, with product MNTRNSRTIRTATATAAALGLLALSGCGAAETGKSDEAGDKKTVKLTVPSWVGAQANTAVAAYLLEKELGYTVKTQQMGEVLAWDALSKGDIDGILEDWGHPKEEKSYVDTKKTVVKGGDLGVTGHIGWFVPKYFADKHPDVTDWKNLNKYADEFKTAESGDKGEILEGSPDYVTNDDAIIKNLKLNLKTNYSGSEASQITAMKKYAKAKKPFLTYWWTPQWLNAEIDMVEVKLPAYKEGCDADPEKVACAYPNTPLQKFFNADFAKNGGKAAEFLKNFKWTTEQQNEVALMIADEKLSPEAAAEKWVKANESTWKTWMPKK from the coding sequence ATGAATACGCGAAACAGCCGCACCATCCGAACGGCCACCGCCACCGCCGCCGCCCTCGGCCTGCTCGCCCTCAGCGGGTGCGGCGCCGCCGAGACCGGCAAGAGCGACGAGGCCGGTGACAAGAAGACCGTGAAGCTGACCGTCCCCTCGTGGGTCGGCGCGCAGGCCAACACGGCGGTCGCGGCGTACCTCCTGGAGAAGGAGCTCGGGTACACCGTCAAGACCCAGCAGATGGGCGAGGTCCTCGCATGGGACGCGCTGTCGAAGGGCGACATCGACGGGATCCTGGAGGACTGGGGCCACCCGAAGGAGGAGAAGAGCTACGTCGACACCAAGAAGACCGTCGTCAAGGGCGGCGACCTCGGTGTCACCGGGCACATCGGCTGGTTCGTGCCGAAGTACTTCGCGGACAAGCACCCGGACGTCACGGACTGGAAGAACCTCAACAAGTACGCCGACGAGTTCAAGACCGCGGAGAGCGGTGACAAGGGCGAGATCCTCGAAGGGTCCCCGGACTACGTCACCAACGACGACGCGATCATCAAGAACCTGAAGCTGAACCTCAAGACGAACTACTCGGGTTCCGAGGCCAGCCAGATCACGGCCATGAAGAAGTACGCGAAGGCGAAGAAACCGTTCCTGACGTACTGGTGGACGCCGCAGTGGCTGAACGCCGAGATCGACATGGTCGAGGTCAAGCTGCCGGCGTACAAGGAAGGCTGCGACGCCGACCCCGAGAAGGTCGCCTGCGCCTACCCGAACACGCCGCTCCAGAAGTTCTTCAACGCGGACTTCGCGAAGAACGGCGGCAAGGCGGCGGAGTTCCTGAAGAACTTCAAGTGGACGACCGAGCAGCAGAACGAGGTCGCCCTGATGATCGCGGACGAGAAGCTGTCGCCCGAGGCCGCGGCCGAGAAGTGGGTCAAGGCGAACGAGTCGACGTGGAAGACCTGGATGCCGAAGAAGTAG
- a CDS encoding PLP-dependent aminotransferase family protein produces MTDSWATSGVDLHVELGGSGLRTGLTKALREAVRTGRLAPGTRLPSSRSLAVDLGVARNTVADAYAELVAEGWLTARQGSGTRVAERAAPRRAVPAAAARRAVRREPAYSLVPGRPDLAFFPRAEWLKAARRALTAAPHEAFGYGDPRGRVELRTAVAEYVARARGVRATPDRVVVCSGFVYGLTLLAGVLRQRRVREVAVESYGLGFHRDLLTEAGLRTAALGFDAYGSRTGELAGLRGAGAVLLTPAHQFPIGLALHPDRRTAAVDWARATGGLILEDDYDGEFRYDRQPVGALQGLDPERVVYLGTASKALAPGLRLGWMVLPEPLVEEVTAAKGAVDWASSALDQLTLAEFIGSGAYDRHVRSMRLRYRRRRDQLVAAVAERAPDVRVTGIAAGLHAVLELPPGTERSVVQAAAWQGLALAGVDGFRHPSARRDRDALVVGYATPPDSAWAGALDALCRALP; encoded by the coding sequence ATGACGGATTCATGGGCCACCTCCGGGGTCGACCTGCATGTGGAGCTGGGCGGTTCCGGGCTGCGTACGGGCCTGACGAAGGCCCTGCGGGAAGCCGTCCGTACGGGCAGGCTGGCCCCGGGGACGCGGCTGCCGTCCTCCCGCTCGCTCGCCGTCGACCTGGGCGTCGCCCGCAACACCGTCGCCGACGCGTACGCCGAGCTGGTCGCCGAGGGGTGGCTCACCGCCCGCCAGGGCTCGGGCACGCGGGTGGCGGAGCGGGCCGCGCCGCGCAGGGCGGTGCCCGCCGCCGCGGCGCGCCGGGCCGTGCGGCGCGAGCCGGCGTACAGCCTCGTGCCGGGCAGGCCCGACCTGGCGTTCTTTCCGCGTGCCGAGTGGCTGAAGGCGGCCAGGCGCGCGCTGACGGCGGCGCCGCACGAGGCGTTCGGGTACGGCGATCCGCGCGGGCGGGTCGAGCTGCGCACCGCGGTCGCCGAGTACGTGGCGCGGGCGCGCGGCGTACGGGCCACGCCGGACCGGGTCGTCGTCTGCTCCGGGTTCGTGTACGGGCTGACGCTCCTCGCCGGCGTGCTGCGGCAGCGGCGCGTACGGGAGGTGGCGGTCGAGTCGTACGGTCTCGGCTTCCACCGGGACCTGCTCACCGAGGCCGGGCTGCGCACCGCGGCCCTCGGCTTCGACGCGTACGGTTCGCGCACCGGGGAGCTGGCGGGGCTGCGGGGCGCGGGGGCGGTGCTGCTGACGCCGGCCCACCAGTTCCCGATCGGTCTCGCCCTGCATCCGGACCGGCGCACGGCGGCGGTCGACTGGGCGCGCGCCACCGGCGGACTGATCCTGGAGGACGACTACGACGGCGAGTTCCGCTACGACCGGCAGCCGGTCGGCGCCCTCCAGGGCCTCGATCCGGAGCGCGTGGTCTACCTGGGGACGGCGAGCAAGGCGCTGGCGCCGGGGCTGCGGCTGGGCTGGATGGTGCTGCCGGAGCCGCTGGTCGAGGAGGTGACGGCGGCGAAGGGGGCCGTGGACTGGGCATCGAGCGCGCTGGACCAGCTCACGCTGGCGGAGTTCATCGGCTCGGGGGCGTACGACCGTCATGTGCGCTCGATGCGGCTGCGCTACCGGCGGCGGCGCGACCAGCTGGTGGCGGCGGTGGCGGAGCGGGCGCCGGACGTACGGGTGACGGGGATCGCGGCCGGGCTGCACGCGGTGCTGGAGCTGCCGCCCGGCACGGAACGCTCGGTGGTGCAGGCGGCGGCGTGGCAGGGGCTCGCGCTGGCAGGCGTGGACGGCTTCCGGCACCCGTCGGCCCGGCGGGACCGGGACGCGCTGGTCGTCGGCTACGCGACGCCGCCGGACAGCGCGTGGGCGGGTGCGCTGGACGCGCTGTGCCGGGCACTGCCGTGA